CACGACAAATTTAAGGTAGCCCGCGAGGCCATGCGGGATGTTTTCCAGAATACCACCATCCGGCAGCTGGCCCAGGAACTGAATGAAGGAACCTCCTTCATCAAGAACCCTATATATGGCCTCGGTCCGGGCAAAGAAAAAAGCGAACAACAGTCCGGCAGGGTGGGAGAGCTATAGCAGGCGCATGGAGAGAGACATAAAGATAAAGGTGCGCGTGTACGGCCAGGAGCATGTGCTGGAGACCTATGACGGAGAGTACCGCAACCTGATGGCGCTGCTATATGACAGAGTATATATAGACGATTTTGGCGAGTGCAAGGGGGTGGGGCGCTGCGGCACCTGCCACGTGTATGTGCTGAAGGCGCCAGCCAGCCTGGTTTTTCATGATGGGGTGGAGCACACGACGCTGAGCCG
This window of the Pontibacter russatus genome carries:
- a CDS encoding 2Fe-2S iron-sulfur cluster-binding protein is translated as MERDIKIKVRVYGQEHVLETYDGEYRNLMALLYDRVYIDDFGECKGVGRCGTCHVYVLKAPASLVFHDGVEHTTLSRLDNTNDTSHLACQIMIDKNLDGLEVEVAEERGYGY